In Peromyscus eremicus chromosome 2, PerEre_H2_v1, whole genome shotgun sequence, a single genomic region encodes these proteins:
- the Rmdn1 gene encoding regulator of microtubule dynamics protein 1, which translates to MALSPRLWRLLRLRRGAAQSVCQLARARGSRGHCGARGVLGSEVIGNTRPFKRGLLFSALSYLGFETYQVISQAAVVHATAKVEEILEQADYLYESGETEKLYQLLTQYKESEDAELLWRLARASRDIAQLSRTSEEEKKALVYEALEYAKRALEKNESSFAAHKWYAICISDVGDYEGIKVKIANAYIIKEHFEKAIELNPKDATSIHLMGIWCYTFAEMPWYQRRIAKVLFANPPSSTYEEALKYFHRAEQVDPNFYSKNLLLLGKTYLKLNNKKLAAFWLVKAKGYPAHTEEDKQIQTEAAQLLTGL; encoded by the exons ATGGCGCTGTCCCCGCGGCTGTGGCGCCTTCTCCGTCTGCGGCGCGGAGCCGCCCAGAGCGTCTGTCAGCTGGCGAGGGCCCGGGGCAGCCGTGGGCACTGTGGCGCCCGGGGAGTCCTCGGCTCCGAG GTGATAGGAAACACAAGACCTTTTAAGAGAGGCCTTTTGTTCTCAGCCTTGTCTTATTTGGGTTTTGAAACCTACCAAGTCATTTCTCAGGCTGCCGTGGTTCATGCCACTGCCAAAG TTGAGGAAATACTTGAGCAAGCAGACTACCTATATGAAAGTGGAGAAACAGAGAAGCTTTATCAGTTGCTCACACAGTACAAAGAAAG TGAAGATGCAGAGTTACTGTGGCGTTTGGCACGAGCATCACGTGACATAGCACAGCTTAGTAGGActtcagaagaggaaaaaaaagctttGGTGTATGAAGCCCTAGAGTATGCAAAAAGAGCACTTGAGAAAAACGAGTCAAGTTTTGCTGCTCATAAG TGGTATGCGATCTGCATTAGTGATGTTGGAGACTATGAAGGCATCAAGGTCAAGATTGCAAATGCCTACATTATCAAGGAACATTTTGAG AAAGCCATTGAGCTGAACCCTAAAGATGCTACTTCAATTCACCTTATGGGTATTTG gTGCTATACATTTGCTGAAATGCCTTGGTATCAAAGAAGAATTGCTAAAGTGCTGTTTGCAAATCCTCCTAGTTCCACCTATGAGGAG GCCTTGAAATACTTTCACAGGGCAGAACAAG TGGATCCAAACTTCTACAGCAAAAACTTGctgcttttaggaaagacatACTTGAAGCTAAACAACAAAAAGCTTGCTGCTTTCTGGCTGGTAAAAGCCAAGGGTTATCCAGCACACACAGAAGAAGATAAACAG ATACAGACAGAAGCTGCTCAGTTGCTTACAGGTTTGTGA